The following coding sequences are from one Musa acuminata AAA Group cultivar baxijiao chromosome BXJ2-4, Cavendish_Baxijiao_AAA, whole genome shotgun sequence window:
- the LOC135608795 gene encoding protein SRC1-like: MSGIIHKIEEKLHIGGDHKEEEHKKDDKHHHNEHRKEEKHHKEGEGGMMNKIKEKIHGGEEHGEKKEKKKKKERKHGAEHDGHSSSSSSDSD; the protein is encoded by the coding sequence atGTCAGGGATTATCCATAAGATCGAGGAGAAGCTCCACATTGGAGGAGACCACAAGGAGGAGGAACACAAGAAGGACGACAAGCATCATCATAATGAGCACCGCAAGGAGGAGAAGCACCACAAGGAAGGGGAGGGAGGAATGATGAATAAGATCAAGGAGAAGATCCATGGCGGAGAggagcatggggagaagaaggagaagaagaagaagaaggagaggaagcatGGTGCGGAGCATGATggccacagcagcagcagcagcagcgacagcgacTGA
- the LOC135609197 gene encoding double-stranded RNA-binding protein 1-like yields the protein MYKSRLQELCQRRHWALPQYTASRDGPDHSPLFRATVTVNGAAFHSPDDSFSSKQAQDRAAQVAFEQLSAEDPPTAPSWPLPVALDSQVSYKNQLQIYLQKKNKGLPSYFSVHDGSPIRHFKAIVKIDGQSFESTGYFHTIKEAEQSAAMVALMSLFPKGNEQDDAVYKNLLQELMQKHGFPLPKYTTISYGESHIPSFSSTVEIKGEFFKGDVAKTKKQAEMNAAKVAWSHLKEEISSRFPSDLLAKWQVLVASEPVISRSDTITNLKHLKPSVDAHKMDDIISDGHGEASGLTVSPPCDQIINSAKEAMNTDGSFRHSASYTDEHNPEITINKKDTVSLVHKPEAVDVMKNGKTLQGAMSDDGSSALSSNSNGSNIHAKTATEPPIGRNTVLLCNRVRIYPNKSDLVLPEDAIPLPCSDDSWVAVSFDL from the exons ATGTACAAGAGCCGGCTGCAGGAGCTCTGCCAACGGCGGCACTGGGCGCTGCCGCAGTACACCGCCTCCCGGGACGGCCCCGACCACAGCCCCCTATTCCGAGCCACCGTCACCGTCAACGGCGCCGCCTTCCACTCCCCCGACGACTCATTCTCCTCCAAGCAAGCCCAGGATAGGGCTGCCCAGGTCGCCTTTGAGCAGCTCTCTGCCGAGGACCCGCCGACCGCCCCTTCGTGGCCCCTTCCTGTCGCCCTCG ATAGTCAAGTTTCATACAAGAATCAACTTCAAATTTATctgcaaaagaaaaataaaggttTACCATCGTATTTCTCTGTTCATGATGGTTCTCCGATCCGTCATTTTAAGGCTATTGTTAAAATCGATGGACAAAGTTTCGAGAGTACAGGGTATTTTCATACAATTAAGGAAGCCGAACAATCTGCTGCAATGGTTGCTTTGATGTCTTTGTTTCCGAAAGGAAATGAACAG GATGATGCTGTTTACAAGAACCTTCTGCAAGAATTGATGCAGAAACATGGGTTTCCCTTGCCAAAATATACCACAATCAGCTATGGTGAAAGTCATATTCCTTCCTTTTCATCTACAGTGGAAATTAAAGGTGAATTTTTTAAAGGAGATGTTGCAAAAACCAAGAAACAGGCAGAGATGAATGCTGCAAAGGTCGCTTGGTCTCACCTTAAGGAAG AAATATCAAGCAGATTTCCATCTGATCTTTTGGCAAAATGGCAAGTGCTAGTTGCATCTGAACCTGTCATTTCAAGATCAGACACAATAACAAACTTGAAGCATTTGAAGCCAAGTGTTGATGCCCATAAGATGGATGACATTATTTCAG ATGGTCATGGAGAGGCTTCTGGGTTAACTGTATCTCCTCCTTGTGATCAGATAATTAATTCAGCCAAAGAAGCCATGAATACTGATGGTTCCTTCCGTCATTCAGCTTCCTATACAGATGAGCATAACCCTGAGATtaccatcaacaaaaaggatactGTCTCTCTGGTTCATAAACCAGAAGCTGTGGATGTTATGAAGAATGGGAAAACCCTGCAAGGTGCTATGTCTGATGATGGGAGCTCAGCTCTATCCTCAAATTCTAATGGCTCCAATATCCATGCCAAAACTGCTACTGAACCTCCTATAGGCAGAAACACAGTCTTGTTGTGTAATAGAGTGCGGATCTATCCAAACAAATCTGATCTGGTTTTGCCTGAAGATGCAATTCCATTGCCTTGTAGTGATGATAGCTGGGTGGCTGTCAGCTTCGATTTATGA
- the LOC103983080 gene encoding 5-methyltetrahydropteroyltriglutamate--homocysteine methyltransferase 1 — protein sequence MQRIRSAAAVSPSISTGINLLLRSRLSSSHLCRALLGDRFLLRPRRKMASHIVGYPRMGPKRELKFALESFWDGKSSADDLQKVATDLRCSIWKQMTDVGIKYIPSNTFSYYDQVLDATAMLGAVPERYNYTGGEIGFDIYFSMARGNASVPAMEMTKWFDTNYHFIVPELGPNTKFSYSSHKAVSEYKEAKALGIETIPVLIGPVTYLLLSKPAKGVEKSFAPLSLLESILPIYKEVIAELKAAGASWIQFDEPTLVLDLESHQLEAFTKAYTELESSLSGLNVLIETYFADVPAEAYKIITALKGVSGFGFDLIRGAKTLDLVKSAGFPAGKYLFAGVVDGRNIWANDLASSFSTLQALEAIVGKDKLVVSTSCSLMHTAVDLVNETKLDNEIKSWLAFAAQKVVEVNALAKALAGQKDEAFFSANAAAQSSRKSSPRVTNEEVQKAAAALKGSDHRRATNVSARLDAQQKKLNLPILPTTTIGSFPQTMDLRRVRREYKANKISEEEYVKAIKEEINKVVKLQEELDIDVLVHGEPERNDMVEYFGEQLSGFAFTVNGWVQSYGSRCVKPPIIYGDVSRPKAMTVFWSKMAQSMTARPMKGMLTGPVTILNWSFVRNDQPRFETCYQIALAIKKEVEDLEAAGIQVIQIDEAALREGLPLRKSEQAFYLDWAVHSFRITNCGVQDTTQIHTHMCYSNFNDIIHSIINMDADVITIENSRSDEKLLSVFREGVKYGAGIGPGVYDIHSPRIPSTEEIADRINKMLAVLETNILWVNPDCGLKTRKYAEVNPALTNMVSAAKVLRTQLASTK from the exons ATGCAACGCATCAGATCTGCTGCTGCTGTCTCTCCATCTATAAGTACTGGTATAAATCTCCTTTTACGCTCGCGGCTCTCGTCCTCCCATCTCTGCCGTGCTCTTCTCGGGGACCGCTTCCTCCTCCGCCCTCGAAG AAAGATGGCATCACACATTGTTGGATATCCTCGCATGGGACCAAAGAGAGAGCTCAAATTCGCATTGGAATCTTTTTGGGATGGGAAGAGCAGTGCCGATGATTTGCAAAAGGTTGCAACTGATCTCCGATGTTCCATATGGAAGCAAATGACTGATGTTGGGATCAAATACATTCCTAGCAATACTTTTTCTTACTATGATCAAGTGCTTGATGCCACTGCAATGCTTGGTGCGGTTCCTGAGAGGTACAACTATACTGGTGGAGAGATTGGATTTGATATCTATTTCTCTATGGCTAGGGGAAATGCCTCTGTGCCTGCTATGGAGATGACCAAGTGGTTTGACACAAACTA TCATTTCATTGTCCCTGAGTTGGGTCCCAACACAAAGTTCTCGTACTCTTCTCACAAGGCTGTGTCTGAGTACAAGGAGGCAAAGGCG CTTGGAATTGAGACAATTCCGGTGCTCATTGGACCTGTGACATACCTGTTGCTCTCAAAACCAGCTAAAGGTGTTGAAAAATCATTTGCTCCTCTTTCCCTTCTCGAAAGTATTCTTCCCATTTACAA GGAGGTTATTGCTGAGCTCAAGGCCGCTGGTGCTTCATGGATCCAGTTTGATGAGCCAACCCTTGTCCTGGATCTTGAGTCCCACCAATTGGAAGCATTCACAAAGGCCTACACAGAACTAGAATCATCGCTGTCTGGCTTGAATGTGCTTATAGAGACCTACTTTGCTGATGTCCCTGCAGAAGCATACAA GATCATCACTGCTTTGAAGGGTGTCTCAGGTTTTGGGTTTGATCTTATTCGAGGAGCCAAGACACTTGACTTGGTCAAGAGTGCAGGCTTCCCTGCTGGTAAGTATCTTTTTGCTGGAGTTGTTGATGGAAGAAACATTTGGGCGAATGATCTTGCATCCTCTTTCAGTACACTGCAGGCTCTTGAGGCCATAGTTGGCAAAG ATAAACTCGTTGTCTCAACTTCATGCTCGCTCATGCACACTGCTGTTGACCTTGTCAATGAGACAAAGCTAGATAATGAGATTAAGTCGTGGCTTGCTTTTGCTGCACAAAAAGTGGTTGAAGTGAATGCATTGGCTAAAGCGCTGGCTGGTCAGAAGGATGAG GCTTTCTTCTCAGCTAATGCTGCTGCTCAGTCTTCAAGAAAGTCATCCCCCAGAGTGACCAATGAAGAAGTTCAAAAGGCT GCTGCTGCTTTGAAGGGCTCTGACCATCGTCGAGCGACAAATGTTAGTGCCAGGCTCGATGCACAACAGAAGAAGCTGAACCTTCCAATTCTTCCTACGACCACAATTGGTTCATTCCCTCAAACAATGGATCTTCGAAGAGTCCGACGTGAATACAAGGCAAATAA AATATCCGAGGAGGAATATGTGAAGGCCATTAAGGAGGAAATTAACAAAGTTGTTAAGCTCCAAGAAGAACTTGATATTGACGTCCTGGTTCATGGAGAGCCTGAG aGAAACGACATGGTTGAATACTTTGGGGAACAGTTATCAGGCTTTGCATTCACAGTCAATGGTTGGGTGCAATCTTATGGGTCACGTTGCGTTAAGCCTCCCATTATTTATGGTGATGTTAGCCGTCCAAAGGCCATGACTGTTTTCTGGTCTAAAATGGCTCAGAGCATGACTGCTCGCCCGATGAAGGGAATGTTGACAGGCCCAGTTACAATTCTCAATTGGTCATTTGTTAGGAATGACCAACCAAG GTTTGAGACGTGCTATCAGATTGCTCTTGCTATCAAGAAAGAAGTCGAGGATTTAGAAGCTGCTGGTATTCAG GTTATCCAAATAGATGAAGCAGCTCTGCGAGAAGGCCTTCCTCTTCGCAAGTCAGAGCAAGCTTTCTATTTGGATTGGGCTGTTCATTCCTTCAGGATCACGAACTGTGGTGTCCAGGACACTACTCag ATTCACACCCATATGTGCTACTCTAACTTCAATGACATCATCCACTCCATCATCAACATGGATGCCGATGTGATTACAATTGAGAACTCCCGTTCTGATGAGAAGCTACTTTCTGTGTTCCGTGAGGGAGTGAAATATGGTGCTGGTATCGGCCCAGGTGTGTACGACATTCACTCTCCAAGGATACCATCGACTGAGGAGATTGCCGACCGCATCAACAAAATGCTCGCTGTTCTTGAGACTAACATTCTCTGGGTTAACCCTGACTGTGGGCTGAAGACCCGTAAATATGCTGAAGTTAATCCTGCCCTTACCAACATGGTCTCTGCGGCAAAGGTCCTCCGGACCCAGCTTGCCAGCACCAAGTGA